The Candidatus Methylomirabilota bacterium nucleotide sequence CCGGTGGTGATCCTGGGGGGGCTCGACAGCGTGGCGGGGGCCATCATCGGGGGCGTGCTGATCGGCGTGCTGGAGAACCTCTCCGGCGGCTACCTCGACCCCATCTTCGGCGGCGGGGTCAAGGAGGTGGCGCCCTTCGTGATCCTCGTCCTGATCCTCATGCTCCGCCCCTACGGCTTCTTCGGCAAGGCCGAGATCGAGCGAGTCTAGCCCATGAAGTGCGGGGGGTTCAGGGTCAGCTACGGGAGCGACGAGCGCATCTTCGACACCGCGCTGCCCATCGTCGGCCTCGTCCTGCTCCTCGCTGGCCTCGCGGTGTTCCCGCCCTTCGCCACCACGTACTGGATGGACGTCCTCAACCGGATCGGCATCGCGATCATCGGGGCGATCGGGCTCAATATCCTGCTCGGCTTCACCGGGCAGATCTCGATCGGGCACGCCGCGTTCCTGGCCGTCGGCGCCTATTCCACGGCCATCCTCGAGGTCAACGTCGGGCTGCCGTTCTTTCTCGCCATCCCGCTGGGGGCCCTCATCACCTCGGGGTTCGGCCTGATCTTCGGCATCCCTTCCCTGCGTCTCAAGGGCCTCTACCTCGCGATCGCCACGCTGTCCGCGCACTTCATCACCACCTTCGTGATCGTGCACTGGGAGAGTATGACCAAGGGCGTCGTCGGGCTGTCGGTGCCGCCCGCCGTGGTGTTCGGTCTTCCGCTGGACTCGGACTTTCGGATCTTCTACCTCATCTACGCCCTGGTGGTTCCCGCGATTCTCTTCGCCAAGAACCTCTTCCGCACCCGGGTGGGCCGGGCCTTCATCGCGGTGCGCGACCGCGACGTGGCGGCGAGCGTGATGGGCGTGAGCCTGCTGCGCTACAAGCTCCTCGCCTTCATCGTCAGCTCGTTCTACGCGGGCGTGGCGGGGGGGCTCATGGCGCATCACTCGCGCATCCTCTTCCCCGACTCCTTCACCCTGCTCGTGGCCATCGACTACCTGGCCATGGTCATCATCGGCGGCATGGGCAGCATCGTCGGCTCCATCTTCGGGGCGATCTTCATGACGCTCCTGCCCGAGGTGCTGAAGCTCACCGCCACCTCGCTCACCGGGATCTACCCGCAGGCCTTCGGCTTCATCGCCTCCGTGCGGGACGTCGTGTTCGGCCTCGCCGTGATCTTCTTCCTGATGTATGAGCCCCTGGGGCTCGCGCGCATCTGGGTGCGCTTCCGCAGCTACTGGCAGCTGTGGCCGTATTCGTATTGACCCCTCACCGAAGGAGGACGCTATGAGCCGTGCGCTTGGCCCGCTCGTCCGGTTGCTTCTCGTCGGCCTCGTCGCCCTCGGCCTCGCCGCGGCGCCCGCCGAGGCCCAGGCCCCCATCAAACTGGGCAACCTCGTGGACCTCACCGGCCCCACCTCGGACCAGGGCAAGGACATTGCCAAGGGCCGCAACGATGCCGTGCAATGGTTCAACGAGAGGGGCGGCATCCACGGCAGGAAGATCGAGCTCGTGAGCGTGGAGTACGGCTTCCAGCCGCCGCGGGCGGTGGCCGCGTACAAGAAATTCGTGGAGGACGAGAAGGTGCTCCTCGTCCT carries:
- a CDS encoding branched-chain amino acid ABC transporter permease, encoding MKCGGFRVSYGSDERIFDTALPIVGLVLLLAGLAVFPPFATTYWMDVLNRIGIAIIGAIGLNILLGFTGQISIGHAAFLAVGAYSTAILEVNVGLPFFLAIPLGALITSGFGLIFGIPSLRLKGLYLAIATLSAHFITTFVIVHWESMTKGVVGLSVPPAVVFGLPLDSDFRIFYLIYALVVPAILFAKNLFRTRVGRAFIAVRDRDVAASVMGVSLLRYKLLAFIVSSFYAGVAGGLMAHHSRILFPDSFTLLVAIDYLAMVIIGGMGSIVGSIFGAIFMTLLPEVLKLTATSLTGIYPQAFGFIASVRDVVFGLAVIFFLMYEPLGLARIWVRFRSYWQLWPYSY